CTTTGATAACCAACGGTTACTCTTCTTTTGGCAGTCTGGATTTGGCATGGACGCTGTTCGATTTCGGGCGCAGGGAGGCTCTGGTTGATGCTGGCACACAGCGCTTGACTGCTGCCAATTTTGCTTTCAACCGCAAGCATCAGGAAATTGCCTATCGGGTTGCCAGTAGCTTTTTTGCCTATCAGGCAGTCCTGGCCAAGGTAACAGCAGCGCAGCAGACACTGAATGCCGCAGGTGCCAGCACTGATTCGGTTAAAGCTAAACTCGACAAAGGGCTGGCGACACGCCCGGACTTACTGTTGGCAATTCAAGAACAGGCAAAAGCCAGCTATGATCTCCAGGATGCTCGTGGCTCGGTAATTCAGACACAGGCCGATCTGACCACTAACCTGGGCATTTCGCCCTCATATTCCTTACAACTAATAAACTTGAGCAAGCTACCGTTACCGGCAGGACTGGTACAGTCGGTCGAAAAAATAGTCGATCAAGCCTTGGAGCAACGTCCCGATCTGATGGCGCGTCTTGCCGAATTGCGTGCACGCGAAGCCGAGGTGAAGAAAGCCAGAGCCGAATTTTTTCCCAAGATTTCTCTGAAAGGCATGATTGGTAATCAATATTGGGGAAGTGTGCACACAAACCCACCCGGCAATGAGAGTTATACGGCAAGTAATCTGGTTAATACCACAATGCTCAACGTTGAATGGACTTTATTTGATGGCTTTGAACGCACTAATGCCGTGCATGAAGCAGAGGCCAGAAAAGAGGCCTCGAAAGCCCAAATTGATGCTTTTCGTCTGGAAATTATGCGAGATATCTGGAAAGCTTATGCCGATACCAAAACGACATTGGAAAAACGCGAGTTTGCGTTAGCCTTGTTAAAAGCTGCCGAAGAGTCTTATGAGGCTACACAAGAATCCTATACTCACGGCTTTTCTACGGTCATAGAACTACTATCCGCACAAAAGGATTTAGCACGCGCCCGTTATACCGAAATCGACAGTCGCGCCAGTTTACTCCAATCCGCTGCAACCCTGGTTTATGCTTCCGGAGGCCAGAGCCGTGGAGATTTTAATACGGATAGCGATGCCTTTGGCCGGAGTCTTCGACAATGAAAGTAAGATACCACGACGCGATATTTTTAGGCTTAAGCTCCACAACGAAAAAACACAACTCAAGTGGGCGTTACCATCAAATAAATAGCCAGCCCCACCATTACCGTGCCACTGATTAATTTTAGCCAACGCCCTTCTCTTTCCTGAAGCCTCCTTTGACTTAAGGTAATGATGCCTATCGCCAGGATAATAGCGTCATCAAACATATAAGCCACATTATAAAGTAGCAAATAACTGTAATAGCTAATATTGTCCAGTTGCTTCAATGTCAGTATTCTTGTGTACAGTGCCGGAAAGCCTGAGGTACACATAAATTCAACGATCTGCACTAAAATAGCCAATACCACCGCGCTGACTAAGGCACCGGTTAGGTTTTCTGCCTGCAAAATTCGCCTTATTCCGGCATAAATATCAGGTTTTGCTGCATCAGGTATCGACAGCGAAACACCTCGACCATAAAACCAAAAATCCTTAAGATTAACAAACCCTGCCAAAAGAGCAACAACAGCAATTACCATTTCCGAGATACGGGAAAAGCCGATAAGCAGGAAAAAATTAAGCCAGGCTGCCATAAATAAAAAATAAACCAGTCCTTCAACGATAACAAAGGTACCGGCGATGGCGAACATGCGTAACCGGTTATTCATTGGCTCAAGCAGCGAAATCATCAGTATCAATACCCACATTGAACAAGGGTTGAAGCCGTCGAGCAAGCCCATCGCCAACGTAAATAACGGTAAACCGATCTCATCCAGCGACAATCTGTGTCCAAAGAATTCAAGAAAAAAGGCTTCCAGTGCTTGATCCGAAACTTCTACTCCGGTTTTGCAGGGTAATATTTGCTGAGCTTCGCAACTCTGAGAAGTCTCCTGATTTTTTGGTGATTGTACGTGAGCTAAAGTACTCCGAATCAGTTGACCACTGGTTATCTCATCAGAGAAACCAACAATCAATTGCCCGCCTATTTGAAAAGCAGGTACTCTCATAGTGCCTAAGCCTTGTTTTTTGGCAAGTCGCTGTAATTGTTCCAAGGCTAAAGGTTCCTGAACCACATCATGGGTGATAATCGTCAAAGCGGGTTGCTCACGTTTTAGCGCCTGCAAAAACAACTCGGCTTTAGCGCAGTGAGGACAGCCATTGCGAACGAATACTTCAATATCGGCTGATGGTTTAACTGACGCCGTGCTTTTATCCGGCAAAAAAATGGATACTTCTGCAAAAGCTATAGAGTTAAAAGAAAAAACCAAAACCACCAGTAAACCGGCAAAAAACAGCCTGACTATTGTTTTCATGAATACACCCCTGGATGGTGGCCGTGAAATATTACTGTGAAAAAGTGGGCATCCTTCATGGAAGCTTGAAAGTAGTTGAAACTGTACTTACAAAAAGCGTAAACCGAAAAATAAATGATACCCAAAAATATTGGCGAAACCGATATAACAAGTAAGAAAAATTCTTGTCCTTAAAAATAATTAAGATCCAACTTCCGAATATCAACCAAGAGCTTAAAGAAAAGCCGGGGTAATTCACTCAGAATATTATCCGTCCTTCGGGCAATCAGAATTTTTTAAGGATAAAAAATAAAAAATAAATAACTCAAAAATATCATTAAATGGACATTGCCCTGTAACATCGTCGTGCGTTCAGAGCTTAAAGTTATCAGCGTGGTCAGTAGCGTAGCATAAAGCAAAGTACTGCTACCACCGATGACGCCCAGGTTTAAATCTATATTTTGCAATCCGGCAACCAACAACATACAGGGTACTGTTAAAGCAATCGTTGATAATGCAGAACCCAGGCAAATATTCATCGCTTTTTGCATATGGTTAGCCGTGGCTGCGCGGAAGGCACTAAGGCCTTCTGGCGCCA
Above is a window of Methylobacter sp. S3L5C DNA encoding:
- a CDS encoding TolC family protein — translated: MAVPAAMMALTACMPQSIEKSDKPTLATPVDHAIYWQAVETEKGTQQTAISSRLPEDSLIDTKITYDLPALVDLALHANPETRISWEEAKAAAARLERNRSTWYPTLTAMAFGQYFKNSFPIPGSALITNGYSSFGSLDLAWTLFDFGRREALVDAGTQRLTAANFAFNRKHQEIAYRVASSFFAYQAVLAKVTAAQQTLNAAGASTDSVKAKLDKGLATRPDLLLAIQEQAKASYDLQDARGSVIQTQADLTTNLGISPSYSLQLINLSKLPLPAGLVQSVEKIVDQALEQRPDLMARLAELRAREAEVKKARAEFFPKISLKGMIGNQYWGSVHTNPPGNESYTASNLVNTTMLNVEWTLFDGFERTNAVHEAEARKEASKAQIDAFRLEIMRDIWKAYADTKTTLEKREFALALLKAAEESYEATQESYTHGFSTVIELLSAQKDLARARYTEIDSRASLLQSAATLVYASGGQSRGDFNTDSDAFGRSLRQ
- a CDS encoding glutaredoxin domain-containing protein, translating into MKTIVRLFFAGLLVVLVFSFNSIAFAEVSIFLPDKSTASVKPSADIEVFVRNGCPHCAKAELFLQALKREQPALTIITHDVVQEPLALEQLQRLAKKQGLGTMRVPAFQIGGQLIVGFSDEITSGQLIRSTLAHVQSPKNQETSQSCEAQQILPCKTGVEVSDQALEAFFLEFFGHRLSLDEIGLPLFTLAMGLLDGFNPCSMWVLILMISLLEPMNNRLRMFAIAGTFVIVEGLVYFLFMAAWLNFFLLIGFSRISEMVIAVVALLAGFVNLKDFWFYGRGVSLSIPDAAKPDIYAGIRRILQAENLTGALVSAVVLAILVQIVEFMCTSGFPALYTRILTLKQLDNISYYSYLLLYNVAYMFDDAIILAIGIITLSQRRLQEREGRWLKLISGTVMVGLAIYLMVTPT